Proteins co-encoded in one Haloarcula pelagica genomic window:
- a CDS encoding DUF5518 domain-containing protein, with the protein MTRIGSLHELSDTWRFALLGGVLSIPFTLTSYWQSGSEMSLSSVFFAAILVGYLAKQRGLRSSAVGVRTGVVGSLPTVWVAWDMVTALAALDGPTWFVTGGSIAMLLFVLVVLGIVAGISAVFGALGGRVGGWLAERNGGGNRPAAGH; encoded by the coding sequence GTGACCCGAATTGGTTCCCTCCACGAATTGAGCGACACCTGGCGGTTCGCCCTGCTGGGTGGCGTTCTCTCGATACCGTTCACCCTCACGAGCTACTGGCAGTCCGGCTCCGAGATGTCGCTGAGCTCGGTGTTCTTCGCCGCGATCCTCGTCGGCTATCTCGCGAAACAGCGCGGACTCCGGAGCAGCGCCGTCGGGGTCCGAACCGGAGTGGTCGGTTCGCTCCCGACGGTGTGGGTCGCCTGGGACATGGTGACCGCGCTGGCCGCGCTGGACGGTCCGACCTGGTTCGTCACCGGTGGCTCGATCGCGATGCTGCTGTTCGTGCTGGTGGTGCTCGGGATCGTGGCAGGGATCTCGGCGGTGTTCGGCGCACTGGGCGGACGTGTGGGCGGCTGGCTCGCCGAACGGAACGGCGGCGGCAACCGTCCGGCGGCCGGTCACTGA
- a CDS encoding DUF4129 domain-containing protein: MQRLVPMALAILAVLVLGFVAASVGTVSTTPTVDSTKTPPPQTKDSGPPGIATRERNGTQSQQTVTQPRGTPTPTPAPADTAPPLWQVAAGLGLFLVGSLVALYGLTRGDSESDDTSNEDEPSRPTAPDPETVTLSQDVPPTNDIYRTWRALHDRVEVNADRTTPADVASAAVAAGYPESAVATLTESFCAIRYGDAAPTERREQQARDLAVTLGLQISMEGDT, from the coding sequence ATGCAACGGCTGGTCCCGATGGCCCTCGCTATCCTCGCCGTCCTCGTACTGGGATTCGTCGCGGCGTCTGTCGGTACCGTCTCGACCACCCCGACCGTCGATTCGACGAAGACACCGCCACCGCAGACCAAAGATAGCGGTCCGCCCGGAATTGCCACCCGAGAACGCAACGGCACTCAGTCACAGCAGACGGTGACACAGCCTCGCGGAACGCCCACACCCACACCCGCGCCAGCGGACACAGCGCCCCCGCTGTGGCAAGTCGCCGCCGGTCTCGGACTGTTCCTGGTCGGGAGTCTCGTGGCTCTGTACGGACTGACCCGCGGCGACAGCGAGAGCGACGACACGTCGAACGAGGACGAGCCGTCGAGACCGACAGCACCCGACCCCGAGACGGTGACGCTCTCCCAGGACGTCCCCCCGACGAACGACATCTACCGGACCTGGCGAGCGCTACACGACCGGGTCGAGGTGAACGCGGACAGGACGACGCCGGCCGACGTCGCCTCGGCAGCGGTCGCGGCTGGCTACCCGGAATCGGCAGTCGCCACACTCACCGAGAGCTTCTGTGCCATCCGGTACGGTGACGCAGCACCGACAGAGCGTCGCGAACAGCAGGCCCGTGACCTGGCAGTGACACTGGGCCTCCAGATCAGTATGGAGGGAGACACGTGA
- a CDS encoding carboxypeptidase regulatory-like domain-containing protein: protein MHTPWRSLAACLLVAALTAALVPAPVAAQSQVTLTVSVVDQDGDPVSGAVVSATWNGGTGGPVNETTRANGQALVDVPEGADVTIAIDDDTYVRNTPVSVDDATSREVRVEVSEAAVATITAVDGNGTPVQNARVTLYRSGRFVTDKRTDEDGRMTSQRIEEGQYRVTVSKPGYFDTRVDRTLEGQPRREITIEEGSALVTFSVTDDHFEEPQPVRNATVTVGSVGSVQTLSNGEATLRVPVNDQYRATITKDGYETTRQTLTVRESETALNATIQRTPRLNLTSDNRRVVVGETARLTVRDEYGDPIEGVAIARNGSSVGTTNQNGVLTAAVPSAGPVEFSARSDSLSTSIVLEGVQAGDEGTPTPTPTGTPATPPPTASPSPTPTEGPGGLIETDGPGFTPAVALVAVALLAALAVRRQ, encoded by the coding sequence ATGCACACACCGTGGCGGTCGCTCGCGGCCTGTCTCCTCGTGGCAGCGTTGACGGCGGCACTCGTCCCCGCCCCTGTCGCCGCACAGTCTCAGGTGACACTCACCGTCTCCGTCGTCGATCAGGACGGTGACCCGGTCAGCGGTGCCGTCGTCTCAGCGACGTGGAACGGCGGCACCGGTGGCCCGGTCAACGAGACGACGCGGGCCAACGGCCAGGCGCTCGTCGACGTTCCCGAGGGCGCGGATGTCACCATCGCCATCGACGACGACACGTACGTCCGGAACACGCCGGTGTCGGTCGACGACGCCACGAGCAGGGAAGTCCGGGTCGAGGTCTCCGAAGCCGCGGTCGCGACGATCACTGCCGTCGACGGCAACGGTACCCCGGTCCAGAACGCCCGCGTGACGCTGTACCGATCGGGGCGGTTCGTCACCGATAAACGGACCGACGAGGACGGCCGGATGACCTCACAGCGCATCGAGGAGGGGCAGTACCGCGTCACCGTCTCCAAGCCCGGCTACTTCGACACCCGCGTCGACCGGACGCTCGAAGGCCAGCCCCGCCGTGAGATCACGATCGAGGAGGGGTCGGCGCTGGTCACCTTCTCGGTCACCGACGACCACTTCGAGGAACCCCAGCCGGTGCGAAACGCCACCGTCACCGTCGGCTCCGTCGGCTCGGTCCAGACGCTCTCGAACGGCGAGGCGACCCTGCGGGTCCCGGTCAACGACCAGTACCGGGCGACGATCACGAAAGACGGCTACGAGACGACCCGCCAGACCCTGACGGTCCGGGAGTCCGAGACGGCGCTCAACGCCACGATCCAGCGGACGCCGCGGCTCAACCTCACCTCGGACAACCGCCGGGTCGTCGTCGGGGAGACGGCCCGCCTGACGGTCCGTGACGAGTACGGCGACCCCATCGAGGGGGTCGCGATCGCTCGCAACGGCAGTTCCGTGGGGACGACGAACCAGAACGGCGTCCTGACCGCCGCGGTCCCGAGCGCCGGGCCGGTTGAGTTCAGCGCACGGTCGGACTCGCTCTCGACCAGTATCGTCCTCGAAGGCGTCCAGGCCGGCGACGAGGGGACCCCGACCCCCACTCCGACGGGGACGCCGGCCACACCGCCGCCGACGGCTTCCCCCTCCCCGACACCGACGGAGGGGCCCGGCGGGCTGATCGAGACCGACGGCCCCGGATTCACGCCCGCGGTCGCGCTCGTCGCCGTGGCGTTGCTCGCGGCCCTGGCCGTGCGACGACAGTAG
- a CDS encoding DUF7519 family protein — translation MSQSESTPGNYAPPRLSLGLGAVATLAVFVLVAPAPAPLGIATLGTLLGVLGIVRDQDVLCSLGGIGLFGSVLLAGTAEHSAVWLLGASIPVVLAWATARYACRLGRQVGHGVPTHRVELVHAVSTLAILVGGGGVGYLAYHGAVTSTSPLALGLLLLAAVAFTVALR, via the coding sequence GTGTCACAGTCTGAGTCGACGCCCGGAAACTACGCGCCACCACGACTCAGCCTCGGTCTCGGTGCCGTCGCCACACTCGCTGTCTTCGTACTCGTCGCCCCTGCCCCGGCACCGCTCGGTATCGCCACACTGGGCACGCTACTGGGTGTGCTTGGGATCGTCCGTGACCAGGACGTGCTCTGCTCGCTGGGCGGGATCGGGCTCTTCGGTAGTGTCCTCCTGGCCGGGACGGCGGAACACTCGGCGGTCTGGCTGCTCGGTGCCTCCATCCCCGTCGTACTCGCCTGGGCCACCGCCAGGTACGCCTGCCGACTGGGCCGGCAGGTGGGTCACGGTGTCCCGACTCATCGTGTCGAACTCGTCCACGCCGTCTCGACGCTGGCGATTCTCGTCGGTGGCGGCGGCGTCGGCTACCTCGCCTACCACGGTGCGGTGACGAGCACGTCGCCACTCGCACTGGGATTGCTGTTGCTCGCTGCCGTCGCGTTCACCGTCGCACTCCGGTGA
- a CDS encoding geranylgeranyl reductase family protein produces MHDVVVVGAGPAGSRYARRAARAGLDVVVFEQGAVGEPLACSGHVSTDIWQFTEDARDDLLQNEVFGARFHTGGPGSDDYPFYKDEPVSNVIDRVGLDRHLAELARAAGADVREGHTVVGVTEDRDGVTVAVRGPDGVETHRALMVAGCDGPKSRVRRELGLPEPGELLHGVLGFDGAADHGDFVDVHLTVPRFFAWRIPRGEAGVEYGLAVPPGDDAPGRFEEFVGGYGADVSRRCSGLIPVGPPKRVTGRRSFLIGDAAAQTKPFTGGGILYGMTAADHAAREIDPAEPATLGEYERAWREELRTDIRLGHAVRAGYSVPEPIQRAGMRLFEGEIGVHMDRPTTVFSREQLKALFSRS; encoded by the coding sequence ATGCACGACGTTGTCGTCGTCGGTGCCGGCCCCGCGGGCTCCCGGTACGCCCGCCGGGCCGCCCGAGCAGGGCTCGACGTGGTCGTCTTCGAGCAGGGGGCGGTCGGCGAGCCCCTGGCCTGTTCGGGCCACGTCAGTACGGACATCTGGCAGTTCACCGAGGACGCACGCGACGACCTCCTCCAGAACGAGGTCTTCGGCGCGCGCTTTCACACCGGCGGTCCCGGTAGCGACGACTACCCCTTCTACAAGGACGAACCCGTCTCGAACGTCATCGACCGCGTCGGGCTCGACCGCCACCTGGCCGAACTGGCTCGCGCGGCCGGTGCCGACGTTCGCGAGGGCCACACCGTCGTCGGCGTCACCGAGGACCGCGACGGCGTCACCGTCGCGGTCCGCGGGCCGGACGGCGTCGAGACCCACCGCGCCCTGATGGTCGCGGGCTGTGACGGCCCCAAGAGCCGCGTCCGGCGCGAACTGGGGCTGCCCGAACCCGGCGAACTCCTCCACGGCGTCCTCGGCTTCGACGGGGCCGCCGACCACGGCGACTTCGTCGATGTCCACCTCACCGTCCCGCGGTTTTTCGCCTGGCGCATCCCGCGCGGCGAGGCCGGCGTCGAGTACGGGCTCGCGGTCCCGCCCGGCGACGACGCGCCGGGCCGGTTCGAGGAGTTCGTCGGCGGGTACGGCGCGGACGTGAGCCGGCGCTGTTCGGGACTGATCCCGGTCGGCCCACCGAAGCGCGTGACGGGCCGGCGCTCGTTCCTGATCGGCGACGCCGCCGCACAGACGAAACCGTTCACCGGCGGCGGCATCCTCTACGGCATGACCGCGGCCGACCACGCTGCACGCGAGATCGATCCCGCGGAGCCGGCGACGCTCGGCGAGTACGAGCGGGCCTGGCGCGAGGAACTCCGGACCGACATCAGGCTGGGCCACGCCGTGCGGGCGGGCTACTCGGTGCCCGAACCGATCCAGCGGGCCGGGATGCGCCTCTTCGAGGGCGAGATCGGCGTCCACATGGACCGGCCGACGACGGTCTTCTCGCGCGAGCAGTTGAAGGCGCTGTTCTCCCGGTCCTGA
- a CDS encoding DUF58 domain-containing protein: protein MTERERRIVLLGVLAAACGIALVLVPGLGDAVLPRVAAVLLTVAVGVGAVVVAVGELFSADDPETTLPTPETRPDYRRPGSELATILSAVGLVGRRRLTDDTVRGEEPTARERLHAALHELAVGVLSRVDGTPAGVAAERLQRGDWTDDAAAAAFFTGDLCPPLSRWAYLPGRQPDLPIVERAHHAVTALADLSGEPVPDPSARFEPPTAQRDDDWPPADPPETRATGRTRRVVVGTLLASGVGVVFGYPGTVLTATLGVALAGAARVWTPTVDLRVTRSLSTTTPAPGETVTVTVTIENTGPTTLPDIRVVDGVPTGLTVDDDSPRSTTALRPGRATTVSYSVTAVEGHHTFAPTAVVVGDVAGATETLVPVAATDGPTTLRCGFTEAGDETHTPRSQVTRDSGQRVADASGAGVEFDTLREYRPGDPPTRIDWHHRAKTGDLATVDFREPRRPRVVIVLDTRPEAYVAPTAGGIPGPRRGAVAAAEIGTGLLADGVPVGLTTTTGGCWISPQAGAKQRTTIRTELAGEDAVPWRPPSTADDVDEIARRVGARLDPDVQVVFVSPLCDDGGVTLARRLELDGHTVSVVSPDCTDPTTVEGAYGRLARRGRLSTLRSHGIPVTDRTPAAGSMEVGGRVTV, encoded by the coding sequence GTGACCGAGCGTGAGCGCCGGATCGTCCTCCTCGGAGTCCTGGCGGCGGCCTGTGGTATCGCGCTGGTACTGGTTCCCGGACTGGGTGACGCGGTCCTCCCGCGTGTCGCCGCGGTACTGCTGACAGTCGCTGTCGGGGTCGGCGCAGTCGTCGTCGCCGTCGGGGAACTCTTCTCCGCAGACGATCCCGAGACGACACTGCCGACACCCGAGACACGACCCGACTATCGACGCCCCGGTTCGGAACTGGCGACCATACTATCGGCGGTCGGTCTGGTCGGCCGGCGCCGGCTGACCGACGACACAGTGCGAGGCGAGGAACCGACAGCACGAGAGCGACTCCATGCGGCACTCCACGAACTCGCTGTCGGTGTGCTGTCACGCGTCGACGGTACCCCGGCCGGCGTCGCCGCCGAACGACTGCAACGCGGTGACTGGACAGACGACGCGGCGGCGGCAGCTTTCTTCACCGGCGATCTGTGCCCACCACTATCGCGGTGGGCGTACCTGCCAGGTCGACAGCCCGATCTCCCGATCGTCGAACGGGCGCACCACGCCGTGACAGCGCTCGCAGACCTGTCTGGTGAGCCAGTCCCCGACCCGTCGGCTCGGTTCGAACCGCCGACAGCACAGCGTGACGACGACTGGCCGCCCGCCGATCCGCCCGAGACACGGGCTACGGGACGGACCAGACGAGTCGTCGTTGGAACCCTGCTCGCCAGCGGGGTCGGTGTGGTGTTTGGCTATCCGGGGACAGTCCTGACCGCGACGCTCGGAGTCGCACTCGCGGGGGCTGCCAGAGTGTGGACACCGACAGTCGATCTGCGCGTCACCCGCTCGCTGAGTACGACGACGCCGGCGCCCGGCGAGACGGTGACGGTAACCGTCACGATCGAGAACACCGGCCCGACGACGCTCCCGGACATCCGGGTAGTGGACGGGGTGCCGACCGGGTTGACAGTCGACGACGATTCGCCGCGGTCCACGACAGCGTTGCGGCCGGGCCGGGCCACGACAGTCTCGTACAGTGTCACAGCCGTCGAGGGGCACCATACGTTCGCCCCGACAGCCGTCGTCGTCGGTGACGTCGCCGGGGCGACGGAGACGCTCGTACCCGTCGCAGCGACCGACGGCCCGACGACGCTCCGCTGTGGGTTCACGGAAGCGGGCGACGAGACGCACACGCCTCGGTCCCAGGTCACACGCGATTCCGGCCAGCGGGTGGCTGACGCCAGCGGTGCCGGTGTCGAGTTCGACACGCTCCGGGAGTACCGACCGGGCGACCCGCCCACACGGATCGACTGGCACCACCGGGCAAAGACGGGCGATCTCGCGACAGTCGACTTCCGGGAGCCGCGACGCCCCCGCGTCGTTATCGTCCTCGATACGCGGCCGGAAGCGTACGTCGCGCCGACCGCCGGCGGCATCCCGGGACCACGACGGGGTGCGGTCGCTGCCGCGGAGATCGGCACAGGTCTGCTCGCGGACGGCGTGCCGGTCGGACTTACCACGACCACCGGAGGCTGCTGGATCTCCCCACAGGCGGGCGCCAAGCAGCGAACGACGATACGGACCGAACTTGCGGGGGAGGACGCCGTCCCCTGGCGGCCGCCGTCGACAGCTGACGATGTGGACGAGATCGCCAGGAGGGTCGGGGCACGCCTCGACCCCGACGTGCAAGTGGTGTTCGTCTCACCGCTGTGTGACGACGGCGGCGTCACGCTCGCGCGACGGCTGGAACTCGATGGCCACACCGTGAGCGTCGTCAGTCCGGACTGCACCGACCCGACAACCGTCGAAGGTGCGTACGGCCGCCTCGCCCGCCGGGGGCGCCTGTCCACGCTCCGTAGCCACGGGATTCCGGTGACAGATCGGACCCCTGCGGCGGGGAGTATGGAGGTGGGTGGCCGTGTCACAGTCTGA